From a region of the Candidatus Acidiferrales bacterium genome:
- a CDS encoding IS630 family transposase, with translation MIFRRARLPVPVVTPAQREILRGWVRRPTSAQGLALRARIILRLADGHSSAAVARQMRVHIQTVSKWRERFHSQGADGLLDEPRPGQPRKISDAQVEAVITRTLERKPSDATHWSTRSMAKVAGLNQTAISRIWRAFALQPHRTESFKLSHDPLFIDKVRDIVGLYLNPPEHALVLGVDEKSQIQALERTAPLLPMRPGHPERRAHDYLRHGTTSLFAALDAATGKVIGQIHRRHRSVEFRRFLDTIEDHVPPELDVHLIMDNYATHKTPAIRRWFVKRPRFHVHFTPTAASWLNLVERWFAALTEKQIRRGSFRSTRELETAIRAFLDHHNIQPKPFVWTKSADAILDSLARYCRRINDSGH, from the coding sequence ATGATATTCAGACGAGCTAGACTGCCGGTCCCGGTGGTGACGCCAGCCCAGCGGGAGATCTTGCGGGGGTGGGTGCGCCGGCCAACCTCGGCCCAGGGGTTGGCGTTGCGCGCCCGGATTATATTGCGTTTGGCGGACGGGCATAGCAGCGCCGCCGTGGCCCGGCAGATGCGAGTTCACATTCAGACGGTGAGCAAGTGGCGGGAGCGCTTTCATTCCCAGGGGGCAGACGGCTTGCTCGATGAACCGCGTCCGGGACAGCCGCGCAAGATCAGCGATGCGCAAGTCGAAGCGGTCATCACGCGGACCCTGGAGCGCAAGCCCTCCGATGCCACGCATTGGTCCACGCGCTCCATGGCCAAAGTTGCGGGGCTGAACCAGACCGCCATCAGCCGCATCTGGCGCGCCTTTGCCCTCCAGCCACACCGCACCGAGAGCTTTAAGCTGAGCCATGACCCTCTGTTTATCGACAAGGTGCGGGACATCGTCGGCCTCTACCTGAACCCGCCCGAGCACGCTCTGGTCTTGGGCGTCGATGAGAAGAGCCAGATTCAGGCTTTGGAGAGAACCGCCCCGCTGCTGCCGATGCGCCCGGGACACCCCGAACGCCGCGCTCATGACTACCTCCGCCACGGCACCACCAGCTTGTTCGCGGCTCTCGATGCAGCAACCGGCAAAGTCATCGGCCAGATACACCGTCGCCACCGCAGCGTGGAGTTCCGCCGGTTCCTCGACACCATCGAAGACCATGTGCCGCCGGAGCTGGACGTGCATCTCATCATGGACAATTATGCCACTCACAAGACCCCGGCCATCCGGCGCTGGTTTGTCAAACGCCCGCGCTTCCATGTTCACTTCACGCCCACCGCCGCCAGTTGGCTCAACCTGGTCGAACGCTGGTTTGCCGCCCTCACCGAGAAGCAAATCCGCCGCGGCAGCTTCCGTTCCACCCGCGAACTAGAAACCGCCATCCGCGCCTTTCTCGATCACCATAATATCCAGCCGAAACCTTTTGTCTGGACAAAATCGGCTGACGCCATCCTCGATTCCCTCGCCCGTTACTGTCGACGAATTAATGACTCAGGACACTAG